The DNA sequence AAGTCTATTAAAATTCCATCCGAAAACTTCCTTTTAATAGCTTCGTTCGACTTGCATGTGTTAAGCACGCCGCCAGCGTTCATCCTGAGCCAGGATCAAACTCTCATATAAAAGTTTAATCTAGCCTTCTCGCTAGCTTGCATCATCTGTTTTCACAGATCTACTGTTTTTTAAAGGTTTTAAATTCTGTTCGAATCTAAACGTTGTTTTTACTGAAATCTCATCGATTATTTTAAAATAATCAAGTTATTTTCAGGGTTGTGTGTACTGTTTAATCTTAAATTATCAAGGTTCATTACTTCGCTGTTTGAAACAGCCTAGCTATTATATCAAGTTCATTTTTCTTTGTCAACAGTTTTTTTAAAATTGTTTTAAAAGTTTTTTTCGAACTTCATCACTCTTTTGGAGCAACTCAGACATAATATCAGTTTCTTAAATTCTTGTCAACAACTTTTTAAATTATTTTCAAGTTATTTTGATATTTTAATGGAGCTCTCTAAAAAGCAATGTATGGATTATACATTCTATTAATATTAAAGTCAATATAAATTAAAATAATATTTACATCTTTATAAGCCATATATGATAAAGTCCTAGTATACCACAAATAAAAATGTCCCACTTATGGTAGAATACTATTTTGTATATTCTAACACTAGGAGGAACTGACTTATCAGAAAGGTTATTTTATCAATGGATGAACAAAGAAAGTATGATGTTATCAAAGGTCTGGTAGATCACCCCGATACAGCTAATAAGGATAGAGCTGCTCTTATCCTAGGATGCACCAAAAGGCATATAAACCGTATGATACAGGGTTATATTAAAGATGGTAAAGCATTCTTTATTCATGGTAACAGAGGTAAGAAGCCGGCTACCACTATCTGCCCTGATATTTTCTAACTTTTTTCTTAATCTTCTTACTTAAACAACTAATGCCATGTTTGGGTTACGTACTTTTACAGACGATATGTTCCTTGTACTTCAAAGTGCATTAGTTGGGTCAAATGCAAATATATAATTCTCATTTATATTTCCATTTTTATCATATATATTTTTTCCTTTTGGGTATCTTTGTACACCTAAGTATCCTACGATTTTTATATTATTATCCTTTCTTTTATACTTTAATAATTAGTCTATGTATTCGATAAGGCTACCTGCTTTGTTAGGTACAAGTCTAATACCGGTATCTTCGTTTATGAAATCATAACTATAATACTTTTCAATATCTGTAAAAAACATAGGTTGGTCTCTGTATGCTCTTGCTTCACTTTCCCACATTAAGTCAAAGTATTTCCACTCACCGTCTACATAGATTTGATTTAGTGCATGGTTTCCTATTTTACCGTCAGGATACTTAAGGCTGATTCCAACAAGTCTTACAGGTATATTGTTTTTCTTGCATGCCCAGTACATAAAATGTGTAAATCCGTCACAATTGGTTTTGTTTTCTACTAATGCACCATATAGATTAGGATATGTTGCCTTATCGGTTTCTTTAGCACTTGTTTTATCAATATTTATATTGTTAAAGCCGTAATCTATTATATCATCTAGTGAGTTTAGGTTCAATGAATTTAATTTGTTCATAGCTTCAGTATAGGCATTATAGTCATTTACACTGTTGTCTGTATTACTAGCATAAAATTTTAGACCGTCAGGTGTAATGTCATATGAGGCGTCTATCCAAGAGCCTACAGTTTCATTGATGTAGTTTGCACATAAGTCACTTACATTCTTTGCATTTAATCCAAGTGATAGGAATGTTTCATTTGGTATAAAGACTTGATGATTTTTCATTAACTCGATGTAGTATTGTTCGAGTTCTTTAAAATCATCTATGGTTAAAAGTCTGCCGTGATCATCAACAAACTTTCTTGTAGCAATGTTTTTATCAGATGTTACTTGTGTATTTTTTGCCAGTTGTCCGTTTTCCCTCATATAGTAAGTGTAGTTACCGCTTCTAAACCATGAGTTTGGTTTAACTTCTGTTGTTGCATTTTTTATTATATCATTGTCTGATGGTGCTCTTTTTACATCAGCCGCTTTAGTTGTTTGTGTAACCACTTCAGTTGCTGTAGTTGGTGTTGTATTTACATACCTACAACCTGTTAAAATAGCACTTATAGTAAGTGCTGTTATTATAAATTTTTTCATTTTTATTTGTATCCTTTCTTTTTTTCTTTTCTAAAAAAAAGTCCGTAAAAATTATAATTTTTGCGGACTTTTTTCGAGTTTAATAATTGAATCCGTGAGGATTCATGTCTAACTTAGAAACAGCGTATGGTGGCGTTACAGGTAGATTTTCTTTTGTTCTCCAGCATGTCCATAAGTCACCCAGTAATGATTTTATCATGTATCTGAGTGCCATACTATTTTGATGTCCCTTTGATTTATTTGCATGTTTTGGTGTATTTTGTATGCGTAGTTTGTAGTCATAGTATATTTTGCTATACTTTGGGTCTTTTGCTTTTATTATACATGATGCTAATACGCCTATCAACTTTGATTTTAGAATAGGGTTGTAGGTAAGTCCTTTCTTTGTTGCTGTTTCACCTGCTTTATTGATGTATTCATATTCTTCTGTATCGCTTCTTGATCTGCCATGAGTGAGCAAATTGCCTTCATCATCGGTTAACGGTTCACCGTCTTTATTAGTTGATATTACAACATCTAAACCTGCATATTTAAAAAATGCAGATGTATG is a window from the Lachnoanaerobaculum umeaense genome containing:
- a CDS encoding transglutaminase domain-containing protein; translation: MKKFIITALTISAILTGCRYVNTTPTTATEVVTQTTKAADVKRAPSDNDIIKNATTEVKPNSWFRSGNYTYYMRENGQLAKNTQVTSDKNIATRKFVDDHGRLLTIDDFKELEQYYIELMKNHQVFIPNETFLSLGLNAKNVSDLCANYINETVGSWIDASYDITPDGLKFYASNTDNSVNDYNAYTEAMNKLNSLNLNSLDDIIDYGFNNINIDKTSAKETDKATYPNLYGALVENKTNCDGFTHFMYWACKKNNIPVRLVGISLKYPDGKIGNHALNQIYVDGEWKYFDLMWESEARAYRDQPMFFTDIEKYYSYDFINEDTGIRLVPNKAGSLIEYID